ATACCCTACTTTTCCCTTCGTCTTAACATATCCATCATCGACCTGAATTTTTTGACTAAGTATCTTAATCAGCGTTGACTTACCAACGCCATTTTCTCCTACAATTCCAATGCGATCACTATGCTCTATTTTAAGTTGCTCAAATTCTAAAATGCGTCGTTCTCCAAAAAACTTTTTTATTCCTTTAGCTTCAATTAAGACCATAAAAAAACCTCCCTATTCATAGAGAGGACAGTATTATTGTATAATGACATAACAAAAATACACATATATATACTATACGTAAGCCACTTTAGTCTATGAAAATACCATCCACTCTTATAATGTAATATATTATTATCTACGGAGTGAATTATAACTTCATATCGACAAGTACCTTACCTTTCTTCATATTAAAATCTTACAACACAATTATACGTGGTTTGCTCTATTTTGTCAATTTGACGTTTTTTTTACCCTCCTATTGACTTTAAAGGAATCCCCTGTTATATTTGTATGTACAAACAAGAAAGGTGGCGTATCATGAATAATCCATGTAATTTATCTGATAGTACTTGCCAATTAAATAGTTGCTTATTTTTTTCACTCTCAAAAGTATCTCGAACTTTAAAGAAAGAAGCGGATATGCATTTTGCTGTCACAGGATTATCGCCAAGTCATGCTTTTATTTTATATATTGTTTGTCTAAAGCAGCGGATTCACCAAAAAGAAGTTGGTGATTATCTATTGTTAACCCCTTCTACAATGACACGATTTGTCGATAAATTAGAGAGCAAAGGTCTTGTACGCAAAGAACTCGAAGGAAAGAATGTCTTCTTATGTGCAACTGCTCAAGGCGAAGCTTTAAAGCCTACCGTTATGAATGCCTGGGAACAACTTAATACAGCTATTCATTCAGCCCTATCTGACGATGAAAAACAACTATACATTGAATTAAATAATAAAATTGTATCTAAATTGGATTAATATTTTTTAAAAAAGGAGAATTACTATGAATAAAACTATAGAACTTATTAAAGACCATCGCTCAATAAGAGATTTTAAACCTGACCCTATTGACGAACACATTATTGAAGAAATTGTTCACGCAGCTCAAGCAATGCCTAATTCAATTAACGGTCAGCAAACATCCGTTATTGTTGTTACCAACAAAGAAAACAAAGCTACACTTGCCAATCTAGCCGGTGGACAACCTTGGATTGAACAAGCGCCTTTATTCTTATTATTTGTGATGGATTTTCACAAAACTGAACTCGCTGCAAAGAAAAACGGCTTAACTCAAGTTATTCATGAAAGTGTTGAAGGTACAATGGTAGGTACATTTGATGCCGGGCTAAATATGGGTGCAGCAATTATTGCTGCTGAATCTCTAGGTCTAGGTGTTGTCCCTATTGGAGGTATCCGTAAAAATCCACAAGAACTTATTGAGCTTTTTAACCTCCCGGAAAAAGTTTTCCCGGTTGCCGGACTAGCTATTGGATATCCTAATAGCCCATCAAAGAAAAAACCTCGTCTGCCAATCAATACATTCCGACATGACGAAGTTTATCAACAAGACCATCTACAGCCTGCTATTGACCACTATGATGCACATATGCAGGAATACCTTAAACAAATTAATCGAGAACAAGAGGGTAACTGGAGTCAAAATACTGCTGGCATCTACCAGTATGTTTACTTTCCAGATGTACATCCAACAATGAAAAAACAAGGATTTTTAAATAACAAGTAAAAAAAGGGAGCTGAGCGTTAGCAAATAAATTTGCTAACGCAACAGCTCCTTTTTTATGCTTTATACATTAAAGCGTTTGGTTTCTTCTGCTAACTTAACTATATCTTGATTAAGAATCTCAATAGATTCACCAATTTCTGTTACTCTTGAAAGCTGTTCTTCTGTCGATGCATTGATTTCTTCTGTCGATGCTGCGGACTC
This sequence is a window from Vallitaleaceae bacterium 9-2. Protein-coding genes within it:
- a CDS encoding MarR family transcriptional regulator, with the translated sequence MNNPCNLSDSTCQLNSCLFFSLSKVSRTLKKEADMHFAVTGLSPSHAFILYIVCLKQRIHQKEVGDYLLLTPSTMTRFVDKLESKGLVRKELEGKNVFLCATAQGEALKPTVMNAWEQLNTAIHSALSDDEKQLYIELNNKIVSKLD
- a CDS encoding NADPH-dependent oxidoreductase codes for the protein MNKTIELIKDHRSIRDFKPDPIDEHIIEEIVHAAQAMPNSINGQQTSVIVVTNKENKATLANLAGGQPWIEQAPLFLLFVMDFHKTELAAKKNGLTQVIHESVEGTMVGTFDAGLNMGAAIIAAESLGLGVVPIGGIRKNPQELIELFNLPEKVFPVAGLAIGYPNSPSKKKPRLPINTFRHDEVYQQDHLQPAIDHYDAHMQEYLKQINREQEGNWSQNTAGIYQYVYFPDVHPTMKKQGFLNNK